The Chlorocebus sabaeus isolate Y175 chromosome 16, mChlSab1.0.hap1, whole genome shotgun sequence genome window below encodes:
- the KRTAP1-3 gene encoding keratin-associated protein 1-5, whose translation MACCQTSFCGFPSCSTSGTCGSSCCQPSCCETSCCQPRCCETSCCQPSCCQTSFCGFPSFSTSGTCGSSCCQPSCCQTSCCQPRCCETSCCQPSCCQTSSCGTSYGIGGGIGYGQEGSSGAVSTRIRWCRPDCRVEGTYLPPCCVVSCTPPSCCQLHHAEASCCRPSYCGQSCCRPVCCCYSCEPSC comes from the coding sequence ATGGCCTGCTGTCAGACCAGCTTCTGCGGATTTCCCAGCTGCTCCACCAGTGGGACCTGCGGCTCCAGCTGCTGCCAGCCAAGCTGCTGTGAGACCAGCTGCTGCCAGCCACGCTGCTGTGAGACCAGCTGCTGCCAGCCAAGCTGCTGCCAGACCAGCTTCTGCGGATTTCCCAGCTTCTCAACCAGTGGGACTTGTGGCTCCAGCTGCTGCCAGCCAAGCTGCTGCCAGACCAGCTGCTGCCAGCCACGCTGCTGTGAGACCAGCTGCTGTCAGCCAAGCTGCTGCCAGACCAGCTCCTGCGGAACCAGCTATGGCATTGGTGGTGGCATCGGCTATGGccaggagggcagcagtggagctGTGAGCACCCGTATCAGGTGGTGCCGCCCAGACTGCCGTGTGGAGGGCACCTACTTGCCCCCCTGCTGTGTGGTGAGCTGCACACCCCCATCCTGCTGCCAGCTGCACCATGCCGAGGCCTCCTGCTGCCGCCCATCCTACTGTGGACAGTCCTGCTGCCGCCCAGTCTGCTGCTGCTACTCCTGCGAGCCCAGCTGCTAA
- the LOC103243497 gene encoding keratin-associated protein 1-1 — protein sequence MTCCQTSLCGYPSFSTSGTCGSSCCQPSCCETSCCQPRCCETSCCQPRCCQTSFCGFPSFSTSGTCGSSCCQPSCCQTSCCQPSCCQTSSCGTSYGIGGGIGYGQEGSSGSVSTRIRWCRPDCRVEGTYLPPCCVVSCTPPSCCQLHHAEASCCRPSYCGQSCCRPVCCCEPIC from the coding sequence ATGACCTGCTGCCAGACCAGCCTCTGTGGATATCCCAGCTTCTCTACCAGTGGGACCTGCGGCTCCAGCTGCTGCCAGCCAAGCTGCTGTGAGACCAGCTGCTGCCAGCCACGCTGCTGTGAGACCAGCTGCTGCCAGCCACGCTGCTGCCAGACCAGCTTCTGCGGATTTCCCAGCTTCTCAACCAGTGGGACCTGTGGCTCCAGCTGCTGCCAGCCAAGCTGCTGCCAGACCAGCTGCTGTCAGCCAAGCTGCTGCCAGACCAGCTCCTGCGGAACCAGCTATGGCATTGGTGGTGGCATCGGCTATGGCCAAGAGGGCAGCAGTGGATCCGTGAGCACCCGTATCAGGTGGTGCCGCCCAGACTGCCGTGTGGAGGGCACCTACCTGCCCCCCTGCTGCGTGGTGAGCTGCACACCCCCATCCTGCTGCCAGCTGCACCACGCCGAGGCCTCCTGCTGCCGCCCATCCTACTGTGGACAGTCCTGCTGCCGCCCAGTCTGCTGCTGTGAGCCCATTTGCTGA
- the KRTAP1-4 gene encoding keratin-associated protein 1-4, with translation MASCSTSGTCGSSCCQPSCCETSCCQPSCCQTSSCGTGCGIGGSISCGQEGRGGAVSTRIRWCRPDCRVEGTCLPPCCLVSCTPPSCCQLHHAEASCCRPSYCGQSCCRPACCCQCCEPTC, from the coding sequence ATGGCCAGCTGTTCCACCAGTGGGACCTGTGGCTCCAGTTGCTGCCAGCCAAGCTGCTGTGAGACCAGCTGCTGCCAGCCAAGCTGCTGCCAGACCAGCTCCTGCGGAACTGGCTGTGGCATTGGTGGTAGCATCAGCTGTGGCCAGGAGGGCAGGGGTGGAGCTGTGAGCACCCGTATCAGGTGGTGCCGCCCAGATTGCCGTGTGGAGGGCACCTGCCTGCCCCCCTGCTGCCTGGTAAGCTGCACACCCCCATCCTGCTGCCAGCTGCACCACGCTGAGGCCTCCTGCTGCCGCCCATCCTACTGTGGGCAGTCCTGCTGCCGCCCAGCCTGCTGCTGCCAATGCTGTGAGCCCACCTGCTAA